GGGAAGCTTATTTCACGGTGGTGCACACCAGAGAAAGCACACCCTTCTCCGTTGTGGCCTACGACTCATCAACCGTTCAGGTATTAGGAACGCAGTTCGAGTTTTCGGCCCGCGATGGAAACGTGCGCGTTATCTTAGAGCGTGGCAAAGTGAACCTAGCTTTTCCTAAAAGCAGAGCCCTAGCAAAGCAGCGCTTAGTGCCCGGCGACATGGTCTCTTTTGATAAAGCGACAAGCGTTATCAGCAAAGTAAAGATTGATGCTAGCTTATATGCTTTTCGTGCAAAGAATGCGATTGAGCTACATCAAACCTCTCTCCGCGATATTATCAGTGCACTGAGTGAGGTGTATGGCTATTCGATTGTCGTTCAAGACCGCAAGGCATTACAGCAGCGGTTTTCGGGCGCGCTACCTAACGATTCGGTCGAGTCCATACTAACAGGTATCGCCGACCTTACCGGACTGCAATATCGCTTGGTAGGGAAGCATGTTGTATTCTACCCGTGATGAGCGTTCAACTGAGCAGTATAGTTCACTCATACACTTTAGAAATAGGTAGTTACGGACCAATTTTTTTTCTAGTTTACCCCAATAAGGTAATGTTGTACAACGACTACTCATTGTTACGGCTGTCATACCTAGCTTTCCTTACTTATTGCGAATTACTGACAGTTGTGACGTTCACAGAGTTTGTTTCATTGTCAACGCAAACGTTTGCGCTTGGCAGTTCCTTTGGTTATGCTCTCACTCATCAACCTGTGACCTCATGTCTTCTCACTCAGCCCCTCTGTATGATCAAGCATCTGCAAGCGGAAAGCATGCAGTTCAAGCTAGTACTGGCATGACCGCGTGCGAATTTGAAGCTGCCTATGCAAAGTATCATCAACTGATCTTTTCAATTGCTATGCGCTTCTTGAAAGATAAAGAACTGGCTAAGGATGCGGTGCAGGATGTATTTATAAAGCTCTGGGGTGTGAAGGAAAAGGTTGACAGTGAAAAAAATATTCAGGGATTTTTGACAGCTCTGACCAAAAACCATTTGTTGAATTGCTGCCGGAAAAATAAGCTTTATACAAGCAAGCTGGCTGCGAGTGCACGTTTTGGCTTAGGTCTCAATGCGCTTGATACAGCGTATATAGTGCACTGGCAGACCTTGCTTGACCTCCTCGGAAAAATCATCGTGCGTATGCCCCCTCGCAAGCAGCTTATATTTTCCTTAAAAATCTTGCGCGGCTTATCTAACGAAGAGATTGCAAGCGAATTAGGCTTATCAATCAATACAGTAAAGGTCCAGTATTCGGGTGCAAAGGCGATAGTGGAGCATTCCCTCGCCGACGGAACATAACGGCAGATCATGGCATTGAACTTTATTTGGTTGCCAAGTTATTCGCGCTGAGTTCACTGATGGATAAGTCGTGTTGGTGCCGAGATGCTGCTTGGCCTGAATGAAGCACTCATTATGCCGGACGCATGAACATAATCGTCAACCAAGGGTTGGTAACACCCTGAACAACTTGGATTAGGCTTGTTAATCATTCAATTGCGAACTAGGTCATTCCAGCCTACTTCGTAATCACCTGTTGTCCTCGTAGAGCAATAAGCACCTGGTTGGAGTACGTACCCCCGTTTCGTTGAACCTGTTTATTCTGCGCCAGTTATGCGTTTCCTCTCTGCGGCCGCTCGCCCCCGGCCGACCCACTCTTACCACGCCATCTTGTTTGGCGTGAATGAAACCCTGCTGGACCTGCGCCCGCTGAAGCAAGCCGTTGTTAAGGCACATAACTTTGACACTATTGGGGGAGCAGCCCTAGATATGTTGCAGGAGAAATGCCTGAAGCCGGCTGAAAAGCATGATTAAAATCTAGAAACCGACTTGTTATCAAATAGAGCGATACCGAACCATTCAATCAGTGGTGTGAGCCCTCCCTGTCAAAAAGGAAACGCTTTCCAATAGGGAGAGCTCACACGACTAGCAACATGCCTTGAAAGTAGCGAGCCGAGAGTGTTGCCTATGAATTCAGGCGTTTACAAGAAATCTCCTCTTACAGCTTCACGGCAGGGGTTTGACGGCCTCGGCGCGTTATTCAAGGACAATCTTCTGATTGAGCACTCGGTCCCCTTGCAGGCGCAGCAGGTACACGCCCGCCTTCAAATTATCGCGGGAAATCACCAGGCTCGAAACGGCACCAACAGCTTGCTGCCTCACCAAGCGTCCCGTTGCGTCCGTCATTTGGATGGTTTTGATGTGCGCCGTATTCGAACCTAGGTTCACGGTGAACTGGCTTTGCGAGGGATTCGGATACACTTGGATGTTGTTCTCGGCCAGCGAGTTCTTCGTGCTGAGCACCACCGAGCCGAAGTACTTACGCCCAAACTGCACGAAAGCGGGCCAGTCAGGCGCGTCGGTATGGCCCCCTGTGTGGAAGCGGTAGCCAATGTCGCCCGTAATGTAGCCTTTATCAATAATGGGCTTAGGATCTTGCATTACTAAACCAGCACCACCCAGCAGCGTGTACACCGGTGAAGCGCCTACACCCGTCAGGTAGATACCGTATGGATCGGGCCACGTATCCTGGGTGCCACCATTCATGAACACCGGGCGCGGAGCGCAAAGCGCCAGTAGCGAGTGCGCATCCACCGGGCAGTCTTCAATCTTGCGGGGCAAATAGGTACCGGGCGTTTTAGGTCCGTGCCATTTGAAGAACGCACCGGCCATCCAGTGATATTCCTGGTCCCAGCCAGAGTTTTCGACATCTTGCCCCCAGTGGCGCCGGTTCATCTTGGTACCTAGGCTACCGCCGCAGCTGGGAAAAGCAAGCGCTACGCGCGGCTCATAGGCCGTCGCCACAATCGTAGCTTTGCCATAGCGCGAGTGCCCGGTCAGACCAATCTTGGTGGCATCAACTGCTGGGTCCTTCTCAAAGTAATCGATCAGACGGCTCACGCCCCAACTCCAGGCCACCAGTGCGCCCCAGTCGGTAGGCTTGCGCCAGTTACCCTTATTTACCAGCCCAATCAGGTAGCTCGTCAGGCCGGTTCCGTTGTCGGGTTGCAGCTGCCCATTATTATACAGGCAGATGCCCCAGCCAACAGAGCTTACGTAGTTCCAGTACGTGTCAAGAATGGTATTCTGCGCGCCAAAACCAGGGTTAAAAACGATAATAACCGGTACGGGCCCGTTGGCATTGGCCGGCAGGCGAAGGGTGGCGCTGAGCACTGGCTTGTTGCGTACCTGCGGATAGCGGGAAACATCAATGGTTCCTGTGATGGCTTTTTGCATGTAGGGTCGGCTGCTGGTGCCTCCCGTCGTAGTCACGGCGGAGTATGTCACGCTAGGTAGCACACTATCTGACGGCATAACGCCCCACAGCTGCTGTTGTACATCTTTCACTACCTCCGGTCGGCGCTGTGCCCACCATTGCGCGGCTGTGGTAATCCGGCGGCCATTCTTCAGCGTTAGCAGATCCAGGGGGGCGTAGTTGCCCACGCGCCACGCCTCTGGGCCGGGCCACAAGCCTTCGGGCTTATCATCGTAGTTGTTCCAAAGCCCAAAGCCAGAACGGGTGATGGTATTCCCTAGGGAATCGCGCCAGTTGCCCTCTGGATCGGTGGGATTGGAGGGGTAGGCTCGCCGCGGCTTGTTCGGATCTTGCAGCTTGGGCGGTAGCGTCGGGAAGGTGATGCCAAGCTGCCAAACCATTTGGTCCCGGTCCTGCACAGCCGTGACGTTGCTAGGCGGAAAGGAAGGAAAAGGCGTCTGCGCGTGAACGACGGTCGCTAGCAAGACCGCAATAGCAATGGCAATCAGCGTAAAGATTCTACCAAGAAGAGGGGAAAGGTTCGTTTTCATAAGGGTAAATTGAAGTGGGTTGTGTTCAGGTGGCGAAGTAGGGCAACGGTCTCATAGTCAGTGGATCTCAAGGGACAAAGGAAAGTCGTGTGCGAGGGTCTGCTCTCAAGGAGCGTACAAAGGCGCTTTGTAGGAAGGGTGCCGCAAACGTTTTAGATGAAAAATTCAATTTTCATTTCTTTACGCTTAACTCTCCTGTATAATCCCTGCTAGTCGTTCAGGAACCTACAGCAGCTATCTGTTTCTGAAGATAGTCGCCACAAGGAGTGATGCTAGAAGCAAGTTGGCTAACGCCTAAATGAAAGTACCACAATCGTTTCCGGAAACGATTGTGTAAAATGAATTAGCAGCCGATAAGGGTAGGTGCGTTAGTTACTACTTTGCTCAACTGTTACTGCTGCTCCTTGCCTTATTAAGTACTGCAAGTAGAATAATACAACTATGCCCCACTTAGGCGTTAAGTGGGTATTTAGTAAGCAGCCTTGCGCTAAATAGGAACGAGCCAGCGTACCTAGGTAAGTTTCGTTTATCCGTGGGCTTGCACTTAGCTGGTGTCTAGCACGTGAATGGGTGCCAACAGTACTGCTCCGTTAACGCGTTCTTTTCACGAACGATTACTAGTAAACGACTGCTTTGCCAACTGTATTCCTCGACTAGTTTCTGCGCAGCTTGGTACAAGCATTTTGGCTACCGATATGTTGGTTGTATCGTAGAGAAAGGCTTGGAAAAGTGCGTTTATAGCGGGTTTGCCGCTTTGACTTCGGTCAGGAGCTTGGGTACAAAGCCGGCAATAGGTAGTTGCTGCAGAGACTCCAGGACGAGCAAGTTCAGAGAGGTAGTGAGCAGCACCACGACTGCGTGCTGCTGGGCATGGGGAGTTGCCAGTAGGCCAGTTGCCAGTAGGCCGCCAAGAACTCGAAGTCTTGGAGCCCGGGTTCCTTCGCGTCCAAGAACACTAGCCATGGATCTGCCGCGACGGCGGTGACCGGGGGCACTATTTGGTGGAGCAGGTGCAGCCCCGCGGTGAAGTTTTGCACAGCCAGCAGTGGTGGGATAACTGGCGCCAAGCGGCGCAGCAGCCGTTCCGACAGGAAGTTGCTCGTGCGGTCCTCATCCACTAAAAGAACCCCGGCTACGTTATGCATAAAAGGAGGGGTACTAGCTTCCATAGGGCCTATACAAAGGAAAAGATCTGTAACCATTGCGCAAGGACCTGCCCGACGCGGCTGGAACGCGTTGCCCACGGCAAATTCCTTCTGGCGCCGGTATAGTAGTTGTGCCGTCGTGAGCTTCGCTTGTTCGCGCCAATAGGTAAGGAAGCTGCCTTTACTCGGCGGCGGCAATATAGCCGACGTGCTCGCCCTTGCGGGTGTAGACGAGTAAGACCGTGCTCAGTTCCTCGCCGACAAAAGTGTAGGAGCAGAGCCTATTCAACACAAAAAAGACTTATACGACTGCTTACGCTCTCTCCTGCGATCTACCTACGTGTCATTAAGTCATTGTGACGCTTGTACTCGTTTCCTCTTCCGGTTCTTCGCTATACTTGGAACCATGCGATGAGGAGCCATAGGCTAGTGATGGTCACCCATCGCGTAAGTCCCCCAGGAGTGTCTTTTCCCATAGCGCGGGCAAAGAACCAGTCGCCTACTCCATGACTTACGGCAACTAGGCTCAAAAGCCTCCACGCTTCTACTTGATGCCCCGACGTCGAGGCATAGCCCAACTGAAAATCGACGAAAAGAAACAAGGTAAAGAAGAGTCCCGCTGTGAGGAGTAGCAAGACCAGAAAGTTGAAATAGGTAGTCAAGGCTGTTTGGAGCAGAAAGAGCGATAGGGTAATTGAAGTGGCTGTTGCAGAAGTGCTAGTCGGTTACTAGGTAGCACTTCTGCAACAGCCACAGACCGTAGCTTTGCTTTATTATAATCTTTGTACGCCGTACCATAGGCTCCTAACTAGATGCGTGGCCCTTCCGGGCTAGTTCTCCTCGAACCTAGGTGACGCGCTGGGAACAACCTCTGCCTCGAAGAATCGCACGGCCATGTAGCTGACCACGGGAATTTCTATTAGAAACGCCAGCTTGCGCAGCCAGTCGGTGCGCCAGAGCTCAGCTAGCAGCGCGGGCGAATAATTCCCTTGGTCGAGTTGCATTTCCAGCGGTACCTGAAAGCGCAGGGTGGCTATCCATGCCAGCGCGTGGCAGGCCAGGGCTACCCACAAGCACCAGCGGGGCACACGGGCGGGCAGGTACCGCAACAGGCTGAGGGCTGCTAGCGTGGCAGCCACCATAGGCAGCACCAGCACGGGCAAAGCCCGTGGCCCCGCTCCGGCGTGCCATTGAGCAAACTCGGCCGGGCTGAGGTAAGCACCTAGGTCCCGCCAGCCGAGGTATTCAACAATTTCGCTCATCATGGCCGCGCCGAAACAATAGAACGTGAGCAGCAGGTAGAGTAGGAAAACACGGTAAGTAGGTGTCGAGCGCATGATCGTGGGGCATAACGATAGTCGGCAGAGAACCGACGCCCCCAAAAATAGCCGCACTTATTGCCGACCCATAGTAAAAATGGAACCCTCAGCGGTGCCGGCGTAAAAATCAGCGGCCTCCGTCCAGGCTTGCTGATAGGCTAGGGGGGAGCAGCCGGTGAACGTCCGAAACTCCTTGATCAGGTGCGTTTGGTCGTAGTATCCGTACTGGCACACCAAGTCAAGCCAATCGGGCTGGGGCTGCTGCACGAGCTGCTGGTGCACGGCATTGAAACGCACGACGCGGCCTACCTGCTTGGGGCTGCGCCCGACGTGCTCGGCAAATTGACGGGCCAGGAACTGTCGGCTGACACGCAGCTGACCAGCTAGCGCCTCAACGGAAATATTGCCCCGGTGTTGGACCAGAAGCCGCAAGGCGTAGTCGGTGGCGGTGGGCAGGTGCGTAAGCACGGGCAGGCGCCGGGCGACGAAAGCCTCTAGCAGCGCCACTCGGGCTAGGGTAGCGGGCACCTCCGCCAGTTGGGCTAGCAGCTGCTGCACGGCGGGTCCAGCTAGCGTTTCCAAGTCCAGCGGCCCTTGGGTGAGCTCCGGCATGGGGTAGCGTAGCCAGCGGTGCACCACGCCCGGGCGGAAAAATACCCCAGCAATGCAACAGGCCGCGGGCAGCTGCAGGCGCCAAGGCGACACGGGTTGCAGCAAAGCGTAAGCGGCTGGCAGTACCTGCGCCCGCCCAGCCTGCCAAAACAGGTGCGGCCCCTGCGTGTGATATTGGAATACAAAGCCATCCAATGCGTTAGGCGTCAGCGCGTGCTCCATGGGGTATGCCTCGCCAGGAAACGTTTCTACCAGCCAGTAGCGGTCCACATAAGGGCGCAAAGCGGGCGAGGGCACGAATTCCTGGAAAGTCATAGTCGGGGGGCGCATACGCCCCAAGGTGAGAAACCTAGGGCTGCTTCAAAGGTTACCCAAGGTACGTAAACAACAGCAGGGTACCTAGCGCCCAGGCAAGCATGTGGTGACGGGAAGCGCTAGTTTTCAGCGGTTTGCTTCTCCGGCCGCTTTTTGCTGTCAATCACGACCGCCTGCCAGCGCCCGTCACGCTGCACCCACACGGCCAGCATTTCCAGCGTCGAGGTGACGGCGTGACTGGTCTTGTCCTTCTCCGCAAATTTCTTTTCATGGCTTTAAGTAGGTGTAGCCCTTAGTTGTTGATAAATTTTCCAACCGCCGTAGCGGCTGCCGCTGCCAATACGTGAGGCTGCGCCACACCCATTCCAGCGG
This Hymenobacter sp. GOD-10R DNA region includes the following protein-coding sequences:
- a CDS encoding RNA polymerase sigma factor, whose protein sequence is MSSHSAPLYDQASASGKHAVQASTGMTACEFEAAYAKYHQLIFSIAMRFLKDKELAKDAVQDVFIKLWGVKEKVDSEKNIQGFLTALTKNHLLNCCRKNKLYTSKLAASARFGLGLNALDTAYIVHWQTLLDLLGKIIVRMPPRKQLIFSLKILRGLSNEEIASELGLSINTVKVQYSGAKAIVEHSLADGT
- a CDS encoding T9SS type A sorting domain-containing protein codes for the protein MKTNLSPLLGRIFTLIAIAIAVLLATVVHAQTPFPSFPPSNVTAVQDRDQMVWQLGITFPTLPPKLQDPNKPRRAYPSNPTDPEGNWRDSLGNTITRSGFGLWNNYDDKPEGLWPGPEAWRVGNYAPLDLLTLKNGRRITTAAQWWAQRRPEVVKDVQQQLWGVMPSDSVLPSVTYSAVTTTGGTSSRPYMQKAITGTIDVSRYPQVRNKPVLSATLRLPANANGPVPVIIVFNPGFGAQNTILDTYWNYVSSVGWGICLYNNGQLQPDNGTGLTSYLIGLVNKGNWRKPTDWGALVAWSWGVSRLIDYFEKDPAVDATKIGLTGHSRYGKATIVATAYEPRVALAFPSCGGSLGTKMNRRHWGQDVENSGWDQEYHWMAGAFFKWHGPKTPGTYLPRKIEDCPVDAHSLLALCAPRPVFMNGGTQDTWPDPYGIYLTGVGASPVYTLLGGAGLVMQDPKPIIDKGYITGDIGYRFHTGGHTDAPDWPAFVQFGRKYFGSVVLSTKNSLAENNIQVYPNPSQSQFTVNLGSNTAHIKTIQMTDATGRLVRQQAVGAVSSLVISRDNLKAGVYLLRLQGDRVLNQKIVLE
- a CDS encoding helix-turn-helix transcriptional regulator gives rise to the protein MRPPTMTFQEFVPSPALRPYVDRYWLVETFPGEAYPMEHALTPNALDGFVFQYHTQGPHLFWQAGRAQVLPAAYALLQPVSPWRLQLPAACCIAGVFFRPGVVHRWLRYPMPELTQGPLDLETLAGPAVQQLLAQLAEVPATLARVALLEAFVARRLPVLTHLPTATDYALRLLVQHRGNISVEALAGQLRVSRQFLARQFAEHVGRSPKQVGRVVRFNAVHQQLVQQPQPDWLDLVCQYGYYDQTHLIKEFRTFTGCSPLAYQQAWTEAADFYAGTAEGSIFTMGRQ